The Neospora caninum Liverpool complete genome, chromosome X genome includes a region encoding these proteins:
- a CDS encoding putative thioredoxin — MAGALFGVLALLFALSASVSGPASRASSTLFRFPSPLGVSAAAREAGVVNAEDEAARAGDAASDKSTKSYSLKQQQQTRENKLKVLESGAMSLSGLETYKEFLASHPFVLVMYYAPWCYWSKATLPEFHAAAKILAHHEPPVILALVDSVEEEDIANFEDIREFPTLKFFIDGRGQPYQGRRHRTHLVHWVETRLDRDKSLTSTQHLDEMMSNREHGHLVIVGAFNSSGFDANAYVSVARRFGEDVFFGHVQDAQLIDHLRQHIRRLQKGKIPADVERRLANPPFIAVFSKHAHEPDVHLYTGNPSDVAALTSFVGRFRFPLISIFDADRLPENFFTDPRPKAVLIVDTKANPNALAAVEAETSTDPVVRAFLQGARKHRQSLLATVCGVNSPFEKHMLELLGVDEDALPALRIMSVNADSEGPHHPALKFRPEEKSSGRSGQARVPIRTLSPSVVSTFFDDFVGRKLEPYFRSEAVSDEEEPRGTVKTVVGSTFQQLVKDADGDVFIEFYAPWCGYCRKLEPAYKELAARLRDVPGVTIAKIDATRNEVPGMKVPGYPTLFLFPHGKKHDPPLVYSGERTVEDMLEWLQTRVAKARFDTNRLLALDLRARGGEAVGSVLEEL; from the coding sequence ATGGCCGGCGCGCTGTTCGGCGTCCTTGCGCTCCTTTTCGCGCTCTCCGCGAGCGTTTCGGGGCCGGCCTCCCGCGCTTCGTCCACTCTGTTCCGTTTCCCGTCGCCCCTGGGTGTCTCGGCAgctgcgcgagaggcgggcgtcgtgaacgcggaagacgaggctgcCCGAGCCGGCGACGCTGCCTCGGACAAGTCGACCAAGAGCTACAGTCTGAAGCAGCAGCAACAGACGCGGGAAAACAAGCTGAAGGTGCTCGAGAGCGGCGCGATGTCCTTGTCTGGACTGGAGACGTACAAGgagtttctcgcctcccatCCGTTTGTCTTGGTCATGTACTACGCACCGTGGTGCTATTGGTCCAAGGCGACGTTGCCGGAGTTCCACGCGGCGGCGAAGATCCTCGCGCACCACGAACCGCCGGTGattctcgccctcgtcgactcggtggaggaagaggacaTTGCGAACTTTGAAGACATCCGCGAATTCCCGACGCTCAAATTCTTCATCGATGGGCGCGGGCAGCCGTACCAGGGCCGTCGGCACCGCACCCACCTCGTTCACTgggtggagacgcgcctgGACCGCGACAAGTCGCTCACTTCCACGCAGCACTTGGACGAGATGATGTCCAACCGCGAGCACGGTCACCTGGTCATCGTCGGGGCGTTCAACTCGAGCGGATTCGACGCGAATGCGTACGTCTCGGTGGCTCGGCGCTTCGGCGAGGACGTCTTTTTCGGCCACGTCCAGGACGCCCAACTGATTGACCATCTCCGCCAGCACATTCGCCGGCTCCAGAAGGGGAAGATCCCTGCAGACGTCGAGCGACGCCTCGCGAACCCGCCCTTcatcgccgtcttctccaagCACGCGCACGAACCGGACGTCCACCTGTACACCGGGAACCCCTCGGATGTCGCGGCGCTCACGAGCTTTGTCGGCCGATTCCGCTTCCCGCTCATTTCCATCTTCGACGCAGATCGCCTGCCAGAGAACTTCTTCACCGATCCGCGCCCAAAGGCAGTCCTCATCGTGGACACCAAGGCGAATCCGAACGCGCTCGCAGCTGTCGAGGCCGAGACCTCGACGGACCCCGTCGTGCGCGCGTTCCTCCAGGGCGCCCGGAAGCACCGCCAGTCGCTCCTCGCGACCGTGTGCGGCGTGAACTCTCCGTTCGAGAAACACATGCTCGAACTGCTCGGcgtcgacgaagacgcgctcCCTGCGCTTCGCATCATGTCCGTGAACGCCGACAGCGAGGGACCGCATCACCCCGCCCTGAAGTTCAGGCCCGAGGAGAAAAGCTCCGGCAGATCAGGGCAGGCGCGAGTGCCGATTCGCACGCTGTCGCCGTCGGTCGTTTCCACGTTTTTCGACGACTTTGTCGGTCGGAAACTAGAGCCGTATTTCCGGTCTGAGGCGgtcagcgacgaggaagaaccgCGCGGCACTGTGAAAACCGTCGTGGGTTCGACCTTTCAACAGCTTGTCAaagacgccgacggcgacgtCTTCATCGAGTTTTACGCCCCCTGGTGCGGGTACTGTCGGAAACTGGAGCCGGCGTACAAGGAACTCGCAGCGCGACTCCGAGACGTCCCCGGCGTGACCATCGCGAAGATCGACGCCACACGCAACGAGGTGCCGGGCATGAAGGTTCCGGGCTATCCgacgctcttcctcttcccccaCGGAAAGAAACATGACCCACCCCTCGTCtacagcggagagagaaccgtgGAGGACATGCTCGAGTGGCTGCAGACGCGCgtcgcgaaggcgcgcttCGACACCAACCgactcctcgccctcgacttgcgcgcgcgcggaggcgaggccgtcGGCAGTGTCCTCGAGGAGCTGTGA
- a CDS encoding putative IQ calmodulin-binding motif domain-containing protein — protein sequence MAARQPAAKGFSPVPAVAAVVEPDDRSAGVVVECLLHPTNSWRRRRYPLATTLSQLASETEQALARPAKVVSISRRADKKGLPSAPLPLTADLRSLGATAGGYMILEVALRRTDEDGKELGEEDGARNAENPFLALRLVTRRQRTARRARRRLRMRRRPCRQRPSFTRRRKRAMEKPGLSIAQKHDKTMYPRPYFTADALDALKAEKAVIVQAHVRGFLARQKASKLRRAKQEIIDREEEEKAAAKREHEMRQKRLRNRCQHPETYADFAVLYQELESWRVQETARIKHTFVSDVHRRQAFKELLHRETDLLQHIEELKLQAMKESRKEKKLHFLETTARPFAWACPSTGDVITVFTPETMWAEELRKLYVDLENLAVDTATRLEILHRLQATVANAAPGRDQKRRLKTVSLNEEIVELCRREIDCLRRGTTQTAKLSGLRQRLSHAFWYLLQSPAFNPQAARYLKLPA from the exons ATGGCAGCGCGGCAACCCGCAGCCAAAGGGTTTTCCCCCGTCCCTGCAGTGGCTGCGGTCGTGGAGCCAGACGACAGGAGCGCAGGGGTAGTGGTTGAATGCCTTCTGCATCCGACAAACAgctggagacggcgccggTATCCTCTAGCGACAACTTTATCGCAACTCGCATCTGAAACGGAAcaggctctcgcgcgccCCGCAAAAGTCGTTTCGATTTCCCGGCGTGCCGACAAGAAAGGCCTCCCCAGCGCTCCATTGCCTCTCACCGCTGACCTCAGATCTTTGGGGGCAACGGCGGGGGGTTACATGATTCTGGAAGTCGCGTTGAGAAGGACAGatgaagacggaaaggaacttggagaggaagacggcgcccGGAACGCGGAG AATCCGTTCTTGGCGTTGCGCCTGGTGACGAGACGGCAACGCACTGCACGGCGGGCGCGCAGACGGTTGCGAATGCGGCGTCGTCCTTGCCGCCAAAGACCAAGTTTCACacggagacgcaaacgcgCC ATGGAGAAACCGGGGTTGTCCATCGCCCAGAAGCACGACAAGACGATGTACCCGAGACCGTACTTCACCGCCGACGCCCTGGACGCCTtgaaggccgagaaggcagTCATCGTGCAAGCTCACGTACGAGGCTTCCTGGCACGACAAAAAGCATCAAAACTCCGGCGTGCCAAGCAGGAAATAATcgaccgcgaagaagaagagaaggctgcCGCAAAAAGAGAGCACGAGATGCGGCAAAAGCGCCTCCGGAATCGATGCCAGCACCCCGAGACCTACGCGGATTTTGCCGTTCTGTACCAGGAACTCGAATCCTGGAGAGTTCAAGAGACTGCACGCATTAAGCACACCTTTGTGAGCGATGTTCATCGGCGCCAAGCCTTCAAGGAACTGCtccacagagaaacagatcTTTTGCAGCATATTGAGGAATTGAAGTTGCAGGCTATGAAGGAAAGTcgcaaagaaaaaaagctACATTTCCTGGAGACCACGGCTAGACCCTTTGCCTGGGCTTGCCCGTCGACAGGCGACGTCATCACTGTTTTCACCCCCGAAACCATGTGGGCAGAGGAACTGCGGAAACTGTACGTGGACCTCGAAAACCTCGCAGTTGACACAGCCACTCGACTTGAGATCCTTCATCGCCTTCAAGCAACCGTGGCAAATGCAGCGCCAGGCCGCGATCAGAAGCGCAGGCTGAAGACAGTGAGTCTCAACGAGGAGATCGTCGAGCTCTGCCGACGCGAAATCGATTGCCTCCGCCGCGGAACAACACAGACGGCCAAACTCAGTGGTCTTAGACAACGTCTCTCTCACGCGTTCTGGTACCTTTTGCAATCTCCTGCCTTTAACCCACAAGCCGCTCGCTACCTGAAACTCCCCGCGTGA